One Haloterrigena salifodinae DNA window includes the following coding sequences:
- the sugE gene encoding quaternary ammonium compound efflux SMR transporter SugE, protein MSWYLLVLAGLFEVGWAIGLGYSDGLSRPLPTLATVVSLVISMGLLALAVRDLPVGTAYAVWTGIGAVGTASLGIVLFDEPVSAARVGFLSVIVVGIVGLHLTGGH, encoded by the coding sequence ATGTCGTGGTATCTCCTGGTGCTCGCGGGACTGTTCGAAGTCGGCTGGGCGATCGGGCTCGGGTACTCCGACGGGCTCTCGCGGCCGCTCCCGACGCTCGCCACCGTCGTCTCCCTCGTCATCAGCATGGGGCTGTTGGCCCTGGCGGTCAGAGACCTCCCGGTAGGAACGGCCTACGCGGTCTGGACGGGGATCGGCGCCGTCGGGACCGCGTCGCTCGGGATCGTCCTCTTCGACGAACCCGTGTCTGCGGCTCGAGTCGGCTTCCTCAGCGTGATCGTCGTCGGGATCGTCGGGCTGCACCTCACCGGCGGCCACTGA
- a CDS encoding Mrp/NBP35 family ATP-binding protein encodes MDEAAVRDRLRTVEDPELGDDIVSLGLVNDITVDGEQVDIDLALGAPYSPTETDIAGEVRELLLEEGLEPDLSASVPDRDDVANEDQVLPGVKNVIAVASGKGGVGKSTVAVNLAAGLSRLGANVGLFDADVYGPNVPRMVDADEPPMATEDETLVPPEKYGVKLMSMAFLTGEDDPVIWRGPMVHKVITQLTEDVEWGHLDYLVIDLPPGTGDTQLTMLQTMPVTGAVIVTTPQDVALDDARKGLEMFAKHDTVVLGIAENMSTFSCPDCGGEHDIFGSGGGREFADEHEMPFLGSIPLDPAVREGGDGGKPTVLEDESATGDAFRTITENVANNTGIVHRRGVSQTRRNEAASADR; translated from the coding sequence ATGGACGAAGCCGCCGTTCGCGACCGCCTCCGGACGGTCGAAGATCCGGAACTCGGCGACGACATCGTTTCGCTCGGACTCGTCAACGACATCACCGTCGACGGCGAGCAGGTCGATATCGATCTCGCGCTGGGGGCGCCGTACTCACCCACCGAGACCGATATCGCCGGCGAGGTACGGGAACTGCTCCTTGAGGAGGGTCTCGAGCCGGACCTCTCGGCGAGCGTGCCCGACCGGGACGACGTCGCCAACGAGGACCAGGTGCTGCCGGGCGTCAAGAACGTCATCGCCGTCGCCTCCGGGAAGGGTGGCGTCGGCAAGTCGACGGTCGCCGTCAACCTCGCGGCCGGCCTCTCGCGGCTGGGCGCCAACGTCGGCCTCTTCGACGCCGACGTCTACGGCCCGAACGTGCCACGGATGGTCGACGCCGACGAGCCGCCGATGGCGACTGAGGACGAGACGCTCGTGCCCCCCGAGAAGTACGGCGTGAAGCTGATGAGCATGGCCTTCCTCACCGGCGAGGACGACCCCGTCATCTGGCGCGGCCCGATGGTCCACAAGGTCATCACCCAGCTCACCGAGGACGTCGAGTGGGGCCACCTCGACTACCTCGTCATCGACCTCCCGCCGGGGACCGGTGACACCCAGCTGACGATGCTCCAGACCATGCCTGTCACGGGTGCAGTCATCGTCACGACGCCCCAGGACGTCGCCCTAGACGACGCTCGGAAGGGCCTCGAGATGTTCGCCAAACACGACACCGTCGTGCTCGGCATCGCCGAGAACATGTCGACGTTCTCCTGTCCCGACTGCGGTGGCGAGCACGACATCTTCGGTTCCGGCGGCGGCCGGGAGTTCGCCGACGAACACGAGATGCCGTTCCTGGGCTCGATCCCGCTCGACCCGGCCGTCCGCGAGGGCGGTGACGGCGGGAAGCCGACCGTCCTCGAGGACGAGAGCGCCACCGGCGACGCCTTCCGGACGATCACCGAGAACGTCGCGAACAACACTGGGATCGTCCACCGGCGCGGCGTCTCCCAGACCAGACGGAACGAGGCGGCCTCGGCCGATCGATGA
- a CDS encoding helix-hairpin-helix domain-containing protein: protein MTDATTPIEATFELQRQSIKQSQQLFEQGLEFQENAMETMLRNGMAAQRSAQRQGTELARRFLDAQLEALEDAIDEDAYDVRSTVDEGFEESTAQTKQAFNEGFEQHAELVQRMLHAQFDALDSVMNGDEFNVRSAVNDGFDEFEHTQDEAWEELEDGFLEAVDELTAQQQQVLADSTQSMLEAQQETEQQTVEGVRRAEEAAETVQQQTEDVADTVQQSTEAVAQTAQESTESVARTSQRGAQDLVGEAAEATESTVVETTNAIETATEEGADATEQNLQALEGVGQTYAERLADAGIETIADLASTQAETVADAAEISEDRASEWIQAAQSQA from the coding sequence ATGACCGACGCAACCACGCCCATCGAAGCCACGTTCGAACTGCAGCGCCAGTCGATCAAACAGAGCCAGCAGCTGTTCGAGCAGGGGCTCGAGTTCCAGGAGAACGCGATGGAGACGATGCTTCGCAACGGGATGGCGGCCCAGCGAAGCGCCCAGCGCCAGGGCACCGAACTCGCCCGCCGGTTCCTCGACGCCCAGCTCGAGGCCCTCGAGGACGCCATCGACGAGGACGCCTACGACGTCCGGTCGACCGTCGACGAGGGATTCGAAGAGAGTACGGCACAGACCAAGCAGGCGTTTAACGAAGGGTTCGAGCAACACGCCGAACTGGTCCAGCGGATGCTTCACGCGCAGTTCGACGCCCTCGACTCCGTGATGAACGGCGACGAGTTCAACGTTCGCTCGGCCGTCAACGACGGCTTCGACGAGTTCGAGCACACCCAGGACGAGGCCTGGGAGGAGCTCGAGGACGGCTTTCTCGAGGCCGTCGACGAACTGACCGCCCAGCAACAGCAGGTGCTCGCCGACTCGACGCAGTCGATGCTCGAGGCCCAACAGGAGACCGAACAGCAGACCGTCGAGGGCGTCCGCCGCGCCGAGGAGGCCGCCGAGACGGTCCAACAGCAGACCGAAGACGTCGCTGATACCGTCCAGCAGTCCACCGAAGCGGTCGCACAGACGGCCCAGGAGTCGACCGAGTCGGTCGCCCGGACGAGCCAGCGCGGCGCGCAGGACCTGGTCGGCGAGGCCGCCGAAGCGACCGAGAGCACCGTCGTCGAAACCACGAACGCGATTGAAACCGCGACCGAGGAAGGAGCCGACGCGACCGAGCAGAACCTGCAGGCCCTCGAGGGCGTCGGACAGACCTATGCCGAGCGACTGGCAGACGCGGGCATCGAGACTATCGCCGACCTCGCGAGCACGCAGGCCGAGACCGTCGCCGACGCCGCCGAAATATCCGAGGACCGCGCTTCGGAGTGGATTCAGGCGGCCCAGTCCCAGGCGTAG
- a CDS encoding uracil-DNA glycosylase, with the protein MDEECRNCPALCETRTQVVHGYGDVDADFLFVGERPTASADAIGVPFAAEAADGAAAEGTESETTLRRMLERLGLCDSTSPADEPVLENVYLTNLTRCRDPDRRPTDEEIGNCDPYLNAEIRMINPEILVPVGERPLRELGVEYTTTPADDLALPDDHAVRIRGRGFELVPMVDPREQSDAQTQAWLEEFVDLMASDYRQTKGRRER; encoded by the coding sequence ATGGACGAGGAGTGTCGGAACTGTCCGGCGCTCTGTGAGACGCGCACGCAGGTCGTCCACGGCTACGGCGACGTCGACGCGGACTTTCTGTTCGTCGGCGAGCGACCGACCGCGAGCGCGGACGCGATCGGCGTCCCGTTCGCTGCGGAGGCGGCCGACGGGGCGGCCGCCGAGGGAACCGAGTCGGAGACGACCCTCCGGCGAATGCTCGAGCGGCTCGGGCTCTGCGATTCGACGTCGCCGGCCGACGAGCCGGTCCTCGAGAACGTCTACCTGACGAACCTCACGCGCTGTCGCGATCCCGATCGACGGCCGACGGACGAGGAGATCGGCAACTGCGATCCCTACCTCAACGCCGAGATTCGGATGATCAACCCCGAGATCCTCGTCCCCGTCGGCGAGCGACCGCTGCGGGAGCTCGGCGTGGAATACACGACAACGCCGGCCGACGACCTCGCGCTGCCGGACGACCACGCCGTACGGATCCGCGGCCGCGGGTTCGAACTCGTGCCGATGGTCGATCCCCGCGAACAGTCCGACGCGCAGACGCAGGCGTGGCTCGAGGAGTTCGTCGACCTGATGGCGTCGGACTACCGCCAGACGAAGGGGCGACGCGAGCGGTAA
- a CDS encoding AI-2E family transporter, with the protein MYAFREWGSRRVVWIGLGLLIALAIAVALRAYFGTFLFAIFLYYATRPLYRLLDRRLEHPTVTATITILAVVVPMVAVVGYAGFAALQELDRFLAASNLETYRSALDPYLSLARNGNVGRLRETVASDTGRSIASELRQGLPSVLGQLSAAAGFVVGVLVRVFLMLTFLFYLLRDDSKLGRWFADSVDHDDQVVSYLEAVDDDLETIFLSNLAVVGVAGAMAAVTYLVLNLVASGTVVGTPVLLAVLIGIGTLIPAVGMKIVYVPYGLYLVGLAIATSVPFWQPIAFFVLSFTIIDTVPDFFARSLLSARSGVHMGLVLLGYFLGTLAFGWYGLFLGPIIVVLAVHFAHRIFPDLASAALAE; encoded by the coding sequence ATGTACGCGTTCCGCGAGTGGGGCAGTCGTCGTGTCGTCTGGATCGGTCTCGGCCTGCTCATCGCCCTCGCGATCGCCGTCGCCCTCCGAGCCTACTTCGGGACGTTCCTCTTCGCGATCTTCCTCTACTACGCCACCCGACCGCTCTACCGACTACTCGATCGCCGTCTCGAGCACCCGACCGTCACGGCGACGATCACGATTCTGGCCGTCGTCGTCCCCATGGTTGCCGTCGTCGGCTACGCGGGATTCGCGGCCCTGCAGGAACTCGACCGGTTCCTTGCCGCGAGCAATCTCGAGACGTATCGATCGGCTCTCGACCCGTACCTCTCGCTGGCTCGCAATGGGAACGTCGGACGGCTCCGGGAAACGGTCGCGTCGGACACGGGCCGGTCGATCGCCTCGGAGCTCCGGCAGGGCCTCCCGAGCGTCCTCGGTCAACTGTCCGCTGCCGCGGGCTTCGTCGTCGGGGTCCTCGTTCGGGTGTTCCTCATGCTCACGTTCCTCTTTTATCTCCTGCGGGACGACTCGAAGCTCGGCCGCTGGTTCGCGGACAGCGTCGACCACGACGATCAGGTCGTCTCGTACCTCGAGGCGGTCGACGACGACCTCGAGACGATCTTCCTCAGCAACCTCGCGGTCGTCGGGGTCGCGGGGGCCATGGCCGCCGTCACCTACCTCGTCCTGAACCTCGTCGCGTCGGGTACCGTCGTCGGCACGCCGGTGTTGCTGGCCGTCCTGATCGGAATCGGGACGCTGATCCCCGCGGTCGGGATGAAGATCGTCTACGTCCCGTACGGCCTCTATCTGGTCGGCCTCGCGATCGCGACGTCGGTGCCGTTCTGGCAGCCGATCGCCTTCTTCGTCCTCTCGTTTACGATCATCGACACCGTTCCGGACTTCTTCGCCCGATCGCTGCTCTCCGCGCGCAGCGGCGTCCACATGGGACTGGTCCTGCTGGGGTACTTCCTCGGGACGCTGGCGTTCGGCTGGTACGGGCTCTTCCTCGGGCCGATCATCGTCGTGCTAGCGGTCCACTTCGCCCACCGGATCTTTCCCGACCTCGCGAGCGCGGCCCTCGCCGAGTGA
- a CDS encoding hemolysin family protein codes for MVDLVADLARLFGAFVLVALNGFFVAAEFAYVRVRSSAVEQAVAEGRAGSGILQEAVDNLDDYLATTQLGITIASLGLGWLGEPAVAALLEPVLAPVLPESALHLVAFAIGFSFITFLHVVFGELAPKTISIARAERVALLVSPPMKFFYTIFIPGIIVFNGAANAFTRLIGIPPASETDETLSEEEIRTVLSRSGHEGEIDTGEVEMIEQVFELDDTTVQEVMVPRPDAVTITGDLSLSELRSLILEEGHTRYPVLDPDEDDQVVGFVDAKDVLRAGESDGDLERVTVDEVTREMPVVPETTRVIDLLEQFQGDRAQMAAVIDEWGVFEGIVTVEDVIEVVVGDLRDGFDADEPSIDRRDDGAYVIDGAVTVSAVNDRLDADLESDEFGTIGGLVLDRLGRAPEIGDHVEVDGYALEVKDIEGARIASLIVRENPRAEESTD; via the coding sequence ATGGTAGACCTCGTCGCCGACCTCGCGCGGCTGTTCGGGGCGTTCGTGCTGGTCGCCCTGAACGGCTTTTTCGTCGCCGCGGAGTTCGCCTACGTCCGCGTACGCTCGTCGGCCGTCGAGCAGGCGGTCGCGGAGGGCCGCGCCGGGTCGGGGATCCTACAGGAGGCCGTCGATAACTTGGACGACTACCTCGCGACCACCCAACTGGGGATCACCATCGCCTCGCTGGGGCTGGGGTGGCTCGGAGAACCGGCGGTCGCGGCCTTGCTCGAGCCGGTGCTCGCGCCCGTGCTTCCCGAGAGCGCGCTCCACCTCGTCGCCTTCGCCATCGGCTTCAGCTTCATCACGTTCCTGCACGTCGTCTTCGGCGAACTCGCGCCGAAGACGATATCGATCGCCCGGGCCGAACGCGTGGCCCTGCTGGTCTCGCCGCCGATGAAGTTCTTCTACACGATCTTCATCCCCGGGATCATCGTCTTCAACGGGGCGGCCAACGCCTTCACGCGGCTGATCGGAATCCCGCCGGCGTCGGAGACTGACGAGACGCTCTCCGAGGAGGAGATCCGGACCGTCCTGAGCCGCTCCGGACACGAGGGCGAGATCGATACCGGCGAGGTGGAGATGATCGAACAGGTCTTCGAACTCGACGACACGACCGTGCAGGAGGTGATGGTGCCCCGCCCCGATGCCGTCACCATCACCGGCGATCTGTCGCTCTCGGAGCTTCGATCACTGATCCTCGAGGAGGGACACACCCGCTATCCGGTGCTCGACCCCGACGAGGACGACCAGGTGGTCGGCTTCGTCGACGCCAAGGACGTGTTGCGAGCGGGCGAGTCCGACGGCGACCTCGAGCGCGTGACGGTCGACGAGGTCACCCGCGAGATGCCGGTCGTTCCGGAGACGACCCGCGTCATCGATCTCTTAGAGCAGTTCCAGGGGGACCGGGCCCAGATGGCCGCGGTCATCGACGAGTGGGGCGTCTTCGAAGGGATCGTCACCGTCGAGGACGTCATCGAGGTGGTCGTCGGCGACCTCCGCGACGGGTTCGACGCCGACGAGCCGTCGATCGATCGCCGCGACGACGGCGCGTACGTCATCGACGGCGCCGTCACCGTCTCCGCGGTCAACGACCGACTGGACGCCGACCTCGAGAGCGACGAGTTCGGTACCATCGGCGGACTCGTGTTGGATCGGCTGGGCCGGGCCCCCGAGATCGGCGACCACGTCGAAGTCGACGGCTACGCCCTCGAGGTCAAGGACATTGAGGGTGCCCGAATCGCGTCGCTCATCGTTCGCGAGAATCCGCGCGCCGAGGAGTCGACCGACTAG
- the citE gene encoding L-malyl-CoA/beta-methylmalyl-CoA lyase, with product MTDDIRLCRTFQTAPAAVPKDDSAKYLVSALTAEGFQAPDWLVPDMEDGTAPNMKAEGLENTIEKVPEHDFPGEIWPRVEWSYEDEEYREKGRNQIDRLVGEIGDEIDGVVVPKVGRLEDVRRAAEVVAEAEAEHGYADGSIGLSIIVETGRARSDLREITMFGEDSRLTGLVFGPVDYTAELGGRDLGDGRPRWDGLLEAMSNEASAAGLVSIGGPFDDLFKERAGLTYYNADEYADQVEHEARLGLDGSWSLYPKQTIQANTIHMPTPQELERDVSKIERFNEAKREGTGAVTLDGQMVDEATFKNFKNTVEQVRAIDEMRPGQTEEYYDTDLLERARDLELSYQ from the coding sequence ATGACCGACGACATCCGACTCTGTCGAACCTTCCAGACCGCACCGGCCGCCGTTCCGAAAGACGACTCGGCGAAGTACCTCGTCTCCGCGCTCACCGCGGAGGGCTTTCAGGCGCCCGACTGGCTCGTTCCCGACATGGAGGACGGCACGGCGCCGAACATGAAAGCGGAGGGCCTCGAGAACACTATCGAGAAAGTCCCTGAACACGACTTCCCCGGGGAGATCTGGCCCCGCGTCGAGTGGAGCTACGAGGACGAGGAGTACCGCGAGAAGGGCCGCAACCAGATCGATCGCCTCGTCGGCGAGATCGGCGACGAGATCGACGGCGTCGTCGTCCCCAAGGTCGGCCGCCTCGAGGACGTCCGGCGCGCCGCCGAGGTCGTCGCGGAAGCCGAGGCCGAACACGGCTACGCCGACGGCTCGATCGGCCTCTCGATCATCGTCGAGACCGGCCGCGCTCGTTCCGACCTGCGCGAGATCACGATGTTCGGCGAGGACTCCCGACTCACCGGGCTCGTCTTCGGGCCCGTCGACTACACCGCCGAACTCGGCGGCCGCGACCTCGGCGACGGCCGCCCGCGCTGGGACGGCCTCCTCGAGGCGATGTCCAACGAGGCCAGCGCCGCCGGCCTCGTCTCGATCGGCGGTCCCTTCGACGATCTGTTCAAGGAACGGGCCGGCCTGACCTACTACAACGCCGACGAGTACGCGGATCAGGTCGAACACGAGGCCCGCCTCGGCCTCGACGGCTCCTGGTCGCTCTATCCGAAGCAGACGATCCAGGCCAACACCATCCACATGCCGACGCCCCAGGAACTCGAGCGCGACGTGAGCAAGATCGAGCGCTTCAACGAGGCCAAGCGCGAGGGCACCGGCGCGGTCACGCTCGACGGCCAGATGGTCGACGAGGCAACGTTCAAGAACTTCAAGAACACCGTCGAACAGGTCCGCGCGATCGACGAGATGCGTCCGGGACAGACCGAGGAGTACTACGACACCGACCTGCTCGAGCGCGCTCGCGACCTCGAGCTCTCCTACCAGTAA
- the mch gene encoding 2-methylfumaryl-CoA hydratase, whose amino-acid sequence MTDWTDPDTFAQALERADTKEKGNCFEDFEEGDVIEHDPGLTLTRFGNEQWMSQTLNHDPAYWRTDAAEARGFDEPPIHPDYLTAATLGITVEDLSEKGGYFLGRTDVRFPDTPVYAGAELHVESEVVNCATSNSRPEYGIVSWHTRGTDAETGEVLCSYERTNMIPRREPVATDGSGAAAAEESEDNGPDLPEEFVAPEGGYFEDFVEALEQAGDENAAVAYRHERGRTQDDVTVASLPLATLNTAKQHHNVDVMSDSPSGDIVTYGDVTRSTALGHARSDEETWREVGFDDESFHTFVAVGDTVYAFTRVLEAENDASSDEAGTVRFEHIAFNQDDEPVYSGTRTAEIRKRPS is encoded by the coding sequence ATGACTGACTGGACCGACCCAGACACGTTCGCACAGGCGCTCGAGCGAGCCGATACGAAGGAGAAGGGCAACTGCTTCGAGGACTTCGAAGAGGGGGACGTCATCGAACACGACCCCGGCCTCACCCTCACGCGCTTCGGTAACGAGCAGTGGATGAGCCAGACGCTCAACCACGACCCTGCCTACTGGCGGACCGACGCCGCCGAAGCCCGCGGTTTCGACGAACCGCCGATCCACCCGGACTATCTCACCGCCGCGACGCTGGGGATCACTGTCGAGGACCTGAGCGAGAAGGGGGGCTACTTCCTCGGCCGGACTGACGTCCGGTTCCCCGACACGCCCGTCTACGCGGGCGCCGAACTCCACGTCGAGAGCGAGGTCGTCAACTGCGCGACCTCGAACTCCCGGCCCGAGTACGGGATCGTCTCCTGGCACACCCGCGGGACGGATGCCGAGACCGGCGAGGTGCTCTGCTCCTACGAACGGACGAACATGATCCCGCGGCGCGAGCCGGTTGCGACGGACGGGAGCGGAGCCGCGGCCGCCGAGGAGAGCGAAGACAACGGTCCCGACCTCCCCGAGGAGTTCGTCGCTCCCGAGGGCGGCTACTTCGAGGACTTCGTCGAAGCGCTCGAGCAAGCCGGCGACGAGAACGCGGCCGTCGCCTACCGCCACGAGCGCGGCCGCACGCAGGACGACGTCACCGTCGCCTCGCTGCCGCTGGCGACGCTCAACACGGCCAAACAACACCACAACGTCGACGTGATGAGCGACTCGCCGTCAGGCGACATCGTCACCTACGGCGACGTCACCCGCTCAACCGCGCTGGGTCACGCCCGCTCGGACGAGGAGACCTGGCGCGAGGTCGGCTTCGACGACGAATCGTTCCACACGTTCGTCGCGGTCGGTGACACCGTCTACGCGTTTACGCGCGTTCTCGAGGCCGAAAATGATGCCTCGAGCGACGAGGCGGGTACCGTCCGGTTCGAACACATCGCGTTCAACCAGGACGACGAACCCGTCTACTCCGGCACGCGAACCGCGGAGATCCGGAAGCGCCCCAGCTAA
- a CDS encoding methylaspartate ammonia-lyase, which yields MEITGVHATPGYSGFFFDDQRAIKRGAQQDGFTYEGEPVTDGFDEIRQAGETIIVDIELADGTVVRGDCAAVQYSGAGGRDPLFQAEEYAPVVSGPVADELEGRDATDFLENAETLENMHVDGDRLHTAIRYGVSQALLSAAAEAQHTTRTDVLADALGTEPATEPVPVFGQSGDDRYNNTEKMFVKGVPVLPHALINSVEKIGENGETLLEYVEWLTERSQELGPEGYEPRFHIDVYGMIGEVFGAPYDRDEVVDYFAALEDAAAPYPIQIEGPMDVGDREDQIAAMVELREGLAEADVGVDIVADEWCNTFEDVQAFVDAEAADLVQVKTPDLGGIHRSGQAVRYCEGTETRAYLGGTCNETETSARACAHVALATDAAQVLAKPGMGFDEGYMIVENEMRRTIARRNRQQRRTGSETDEVTADD from the coding sequence ATGGAAATCACAGGAGTCCACGCGACGCCCGGTTACTCCGGGTTCTTCTTCGACGACCAGCGCGCGATCAAGCGGGGCGCACAGCAGGACGGGTTCACCTACGAGGGCGAGCCCGTCACCGACGGCTTCGACGAGATTCGCCAGGCCGGCGAGACGATCATCGTCGATATCGAACTCGCCGACGGAACCGTCGTGCGCGGCGACTGCGCCGCGGTCCAGTACTCCGGCGCCGGCGGGCGCGATCCACTCTTCCAGGCGGAGGAGTACGCTCCCGTCGTCTCCGGCCCCGTCGCCGACGAACTCGAGGGCCGCGACGCGACCGACTTCCTCGAGAACGCGGAGACGCTCGAGAACATGCACGTAGACGGCGACCGGCTCCACACGGCGATCCGCTACGGCGTCTCGCAGGCCCTGCTGTCCGCGGCCGCCGAAGCCCAGCACACCACGCGCACGGACGTGCTGGCCGACGCCTTGGGCACCGAGCCCGCCACGGAGCCGGTGCCCGTCTTCGGTCAGTCCGGCGACGACCGCTACAACAACACCGAGAAGATGTTCGTCAAGGGCGTCCCCGTGCTCCCCCACGCCCTCATCAACAGCGTCGAGAAGATCGGCGAGAACGGCGAGACGCTCCTCGAGTACGTCGAGTGGCTCACCGAGCGCTCGCAGGAACTCGGACCGGAGGGCTACGAGCCCCGGTTCCATATCGACGTGTACGGCATGATCGGGGAGGTCTTCGGCGCGCCCTACGACCGCGACGAGGTCGTCGACTACTTTGCGGCCCTCGAGGACGCGGCCGCACCGTACCCGATCCAGATCGAGGGGCCGATGGACGTCGGCGACCGCGAGGATCAGATCGCGGCGATGGTCGAACTCCGCGAGGGGCTGGCTGAGGCCGACGTCGGCGTCGACATTGTCGCCGACGAGTGGTGCAACACCTTCGAGGACGTGCAGGCGTTCGTCGACGCCGAGGCTGCGGACCTCGTGCAGGTCAAGACCCCCGATCTCGGCGGAATCCATCGCAGCGGGCAGGCGGTTCGCTACTGCGAGGGGACGGAAACCCGCGCCTATCTGGGCGGCACCTGCAACGAGACGGAGACCTCCGCGCGGGCCTGCGCCCACGTCGCGCTCGCGACCGACGCCGCGCAGGTGCTGGCCAAGCCCGGGATGGGCTTCGACGAGGGCTACATGATCGTCGAAAACGAGATGCGACGGACGATCGCACGACGGAATCGCCAACAGCGACGGACCGGGAGCGAGACGGACGAGGTGACCGCAGATGACTGA
- a CDS encoding methylaspartate mutase subunit E, translated as MIRDERIPADELRRIDEEIRSNWSTGDDVDFEDAVAYHESLPDNKRFADVLESADKPLLQPRAGVPRLDDQIELLEYLHREGQADLLPTTIDSYTRDNEYEKAQQGLEKARETGDDTLNGFPAVNHGVDGCRELIDSIDAPIEVRHGTPDARLLAAITFAGGFQSFEGGPISYNIPYTKRHGLEETIEKWQFVDRLAGAYTERGVRINREPFGPLTGTLVPPSIAIAIMIVEGQLAATQGVRSITLGYGQVGNVVQDVAALNALKKLGNEYLPDEVVVTTVFHEWMGGFPPDEARANGVIGLGGMTAAIAQPDKVITKSPQEFQGVPTKEANSAGLRTTRQVIDMAIEQKIDIDGIAEEQDLIERETRCLMDTIFEHGDGDVVQGTIEAFDSGALDVPFAPSDSAKGAVLPARDDDGRVRIFEWADLEMDDDIKEIHKARLSRRADTEGRKQSFRMVADDVDAISDGKLIGRPQSTGDV; from the coding sequence ATGATACGAGACGAACGCATTCCCGCCGACGAGCTACGGCGTATCGACGAAGAAATCCGGTCGAACTGGTCGACGGGCGACGACGTCGACTTCGAGGACGCCGTCGCCTACCACGAGTCGCTGCCCGATAACAAGCGATTCGCGGACGTCCTCGAGTCGGCCGACAAACCGCTCTTGCAACCGCGAGCCGGCGTCCCTCGGCTCGATGACCAGATCGAACTCCTCGAGTACCTCCACCGGGAGGGGCAGGCGGACCTCCTGCCGACGACCATCGACTCGTACACGCGCGACAACGAGTACGAGAAGGCCCAGCAGGGCCTCGAAAAAGCGCGTGAGACCGGCGACGACACCCTCAACGGGTTCCCCGCCGTCAACCATGGCGTCGACGGCTGCCGGGAGCTGATCGACTCGATCGACGCGCCGATCGAGGTCCGTCACGGAACGCCCGACGCCCGGCTGCTGGCCGCAATCACCTTCGCCGGCGGCTTCCAGAGCTTCGAGGGCGGTCCGATCTCGTATAACATTCCGTACACGAAACGCCACGGCCTCGAGGAGACCATCGAGAAGTGGCAGTTCGTCGACCGGCTGGCGGGCGCCTACACCGAGCGGGGCGTGCGGATCAACCGCGAGCCCTTCGGCCCGCTGACGGGTACCCTCGTCCCGCCGTCGATTGCCATCGCGATCATGATCGTCGAGGGCCAGCTCGCCGCCACGCAGGGCGTCCGATCGATCACGCTCGGCTACGGGCAGGTCGGCAACGTCGTCCAGGACGTCGCCGCCCTGAACGCCCTGAAGAAGCTGGGCAACGAGTACCTCCCCGACGAGGTCGTCGTCACGACGGTCTTCCACGAGTGGATGGGCGGCTTCCCGCCGGACGAGGCCCGCGCCAACGGCGTGATCGGCCTCGGCGGGATGACCGCCGCCATCGCCCAGCCGGACAAGGTCATCACCAAGTCCCCCCAGGAGTTCCAGGGGGTCCCGACCAAGGAGGCCAACTCCGCCGGCCTGCGCACCACGCGGCAGGTCATCGACATGGCCATCGAGCAGAAAATCGACATCGACGGCATCGCGGAGGAACAGGACTTGATCGAGCGCGAGACCCGGTGTCTGATGGACACCATCTTCGAGCACGGCGACGGCGACGTCGTCCAGGGCACGATCGAGGCCTTCGATTCCGGCGCGCTGGACGTCCCCTTCGCGCCCAGCGACAGCGCGAAGGGCGCCGTCCTCCCCGCGCGGGACGACGACGGTCGAGTCCGTATCTTCGAGTGGGCCGACCTCGAGATGGACGACGACATCAAGGAGATCCACAAGGCGCGGCTCTCGCGCCGGGCCGACACCGAGGGCCGCAAACAGTCGTTCCGCATGGTCGCGGACGACGTCGACGCGATCAGCGACGGCAAGCTCATCGGCCGACCGCAGTCAACGGGTGACGTCTAA